One Hippoglossus stenolepis isolate QCI-W04-F060 chromosome 9, HSTE1.2, whole genome shotgun sequence genomic region harbors:
- the mob1a gene encoding MOB kinase activator 1A, which yields MSFLFGSRSSKTFKPKKNIPEGSHQYELLKHAEATLGSGNLRQAVMLPEGEDLNEWIAVNTVDFFNQINMLYGTITEFCTETSCSVMSAGPRYEYHWADGTNIKKPIKCSAPKYIDYLMTWVQDQLDDETLFPSKIGVPFPKNFMSVAKTILKRLFRVYAHIYHQHFDSVMQLQEEAHLNTSFKHFIFFVQEFNLIDRRELAPLQDLIEKLGSKDR from the exons ATGAGCTTCCTGTT TGGCAGTCGCTCATCCAAGACCTTCAAGCCCAAGAAGAACATCCCGGAGGGCTCCCACCAGTATGAGCTTCTGAAACACGCTGAGGCCACACTGGGCAGTGGTAACCTGAGGCAGGCAGTCATGCTGCCAGAGGGAGAGGATCTCAATGAGTGGATTGCTGTCAACA CGGTGGACTTCTTTAACCAGATCAACATGCTGTACGGCACCATCACTGAGTTCTGCACTGAGAccagctgctctgtgatgtCTGCTGGACCAAG GTATGAGTATCACTGGGCAGATGGCACCAACATTAAGAAACCTATCAAATGCTCTGCGCCCAAATACATCGACTACCTGATGACCTGGGTGCAGGATCAGCTGGATGATGAGACGCTGTTCCCCTCCAAGATCG GAGTTCCCTTCCCCAAGAACTTCATGTCTGTGGCCAAAACCATCCTGAAGCGTCTGTTCAGGGTTTATGCTCACATCTACCACCAGCATTTTGACTCTgtgatgcagctgcaggaggaagctcATCTCAACACCTCCTTCaagcatttcattttctttgttcag GAGTTCAACCTCATCGACAGGCGAGAGCTCGCCCCCCTGCAGGACTTGATTGAGAAGCTTGGATCCAAGGACAGATAG
- the arl6ip4 gene encoding ADP-ribosylation factor-like protein 6-interacting protein 4, with amino-acid sequence MGRSRSHDGADREKKKKKKKRTRSSSSSSSSPSSSSSSSRSRGRSSKKETHKSKDVKTERKKRRRTSSSSSSSSSSSSSSSSSSDEKTKRKKSKSKKKKLKKKKAKLKKLKKKEKKEKKEKLKKEKEKEKEKEKKIEGLLSIIPEEKPPAYLEVWQSDEGTVEPGPVMTDEQKARLSTKRPLTKEEYEARQSVIRRIVDPETGRTRLVRGEGEIIEEIVSREKHKDINKQATKGDGNAFQRKLGTNR; translated from the exons ATGGGTCGCAGCAGGTCACATGAcggagcagacagagagaagaagaagaagaagaagaaacggacacggtcctcctcctcttcctcgtcgtctccgtcctcttcctcatccagcagcaggagcCGCGGCAGGTCGTCAAAGAAAGAGACGCACAAGAGCAAAG atgtgaaaactgaaagaaagaagCGTAGaagaacctcctcctcctcttcgtcctcctcatcctcctcgtcaTCTTCGTCCTCGTCGAGTGACgagaagacaaagaggaagaaaagtaaatccaagaaaaagaagctgaagaagaaaaaggcgAAGCTgaagaaactgaagaagaaggagaagaaggagaagaaggagaagctgaagaaggaaaaggagaaggagaaggagaaggaaaagaagatcGAGGGACTGCTGTCCATCATTCCGGAAGAGAAACCTCCGGCTTACCTGGAGGTGTGGCAGAGTGATGAGGGGACGGTGGAGCCTGGACCTG TCATGACCGATGAGCAGAAGGCCCGGCTCTCCACCAAGAGACCCCTCACCAAGGAGGAGTATGAGGCCAGGCAGAGTGTGATCCGCAGGATTGTGGACCCTGAAACAGGACGGACCAG ATtggtgagaggagagggagagatcaTAGAGGAGATCGTCAGccgagaaaaacacaaagacatcaacaag CAAGCCACCAAGGGAGACGGGAATGCCTTCCAGAGGAAACTGGGGACCAACAGGTAG
- the trafd1 gene encoding TRAF-type zinc finger domain-containing protein 1, whose protein sequence is MADENTQFCGNCKHDIPEGNFTTHEIHCQRNIALCGVCQEPVPRADLQDHMQQEHTQITCKCGLKIEKNRFDVHQSSECSQRLVPCQYCELELVFSQSKEHEDYCGTRTEPCPNCKCNVMLREQAVHPVLCGSLTPPQERNNSRMSRSPLEPPSPGTWFEAHSIRNIIKAQEKGSKNNNVSAAEQHAFPRMFDPSAHNITRGPQSTEDWENASQRNTFSQLLGQRAFQNSSTWHHVDHTRDEDSSGLDYMLALSLQSDGESVAGGMDSNLWSDIWDHKTSNTSVNSALSLPNNNYPHFTTGTSTSTVQDHDQTDAMLPCEFCEELFPEEDLILHQTGCSPASAFASFSKHPTSPPKEDRMSRNASGLIHSLPNSLASNIPTFPRSISPASYSPPASPLEGDVVIPCEFCGVVLEEAVVFHHQDKCDMRPQTAHPLNNTTKASIRKPLGPDKYTFGQTSPDQRVKNQADFLAEDFGFDRDAAPGNKPRDWQRGYIGLPSQSKASNSEASVKNRPWQSREAEGAQSSFCDSDTSASTSLKGPLPPENNDGRGNRSNPVTKLPKKQNEEQQDE, encoded by the exons ATGGCAGATGAAAATACACAGTTCTGCGGCAATTG CAAACACGACATTCCAGAGGGTAATTTTACCACCCATGAGATCCACTGTCAGAGAAACATCGCCCTGTGTGGGGTGTGTCAGGAGCCAGTGCCCCGGGCAGATCTGCAGGATCACATGCAGCAGGAACATACACAG ATAACATGCAAGTGCGGTTTGAAGATTGAGAAGAATCGTTTTGACGTTCACCAG AGCTCTGAGTGTTCTCAGCGTCTGGTCCCGTGCCAATACTGTGAACTGGAGCTCGTTTTCAGTCAGTCCAAAGAGCATGAAGATTATTGCGGTACCCGCACTGAGCCCTGCCCAAACTGCAAGTGCAATGTAATGTTGAGGGAGCAAGCTGTGCATCCAGTCTTATGTGGGAGCCTCACACCGCCCCAAGAGAGGAACAACAGCAGGATGAGTCGCAGTCCACTTGAGCCACCGTCTCCAGGGACATGGTTTGAAGCCCACTCCATCCGAAACATCATAAAAGCCCAAGAAAAAGGCTCCAAGAATAACAACGTCAGTGCGGCAGAACAACACGCCTTTCCCCGTATGTTTGATCCCAGTGCGCATAACATTACGAGGGGACCTCAAAGCACAGAAGACTGGGAGAATGCTTCCCAGAGAAACACATTTAGTCAAC TGCTGGGGCAGAGGGCTTTTCAGAATAGCTCCACGTGGCACCATGTTGATCACACACGTGACGAGGACTCATCAGGCCTGGACTACATGTTGGCTCTCAGCCTGCAGAGTGATGGAGAGTCAGTGGCCGGAGGTATGGACAGCAACCTGTGGAGTGATATCTGGGATCACAAGACCTCTAACACCTCGGTGAACTCTGCACTCTCTCTgcccaacaacaactacccgCACTTCACTACAGGGACGAGCACAAGTACAGTACAGGACCACGATCAAACAG ATGCCATGCTGCCTTGTGAGTTTTGTGAGGAGCTGTTTCCAGAGGAGGACCTCATTTTGCATCAG ACTGGCTGCAGCCCCGCCTCCGCTTTTGCGTCTTTCAGCAAGCATCCCACCTCTCCGCCCAAAGAGGACAGGATGAGCAGGAATGCCTCAGGGCTGATTCACAGCCTCCCAAACTCGCTCGCTTCAAACATCCCCACTTTCCCTCGGTCCATCTCCCCTGCCTCTTACAGCCCTCCAGCCAGTCCACTAGAGGGCGATGTGGTCATACCATGTGAATTCTGTGGCGTTGTTCTTGAGGAGGCTGTCGTTTTTCACCATCAG GACAAATGTGACATGCGCCCTCAAACTGCTCATCCCCTGAATAATACAACAAAAGCCTCCATCAGAAAACCACTGGGCCCTGATAAATACACCTTTGGGCAGACGTCTCCAGATCAGAGAGTAAAGAACCAAG CTGACTTCTTGGCTGAGGACTTTGGATTCGACCGAGATGCCGCACCGGGAAACAAACCAAGGGATTGGCAGAGAGGCTACATCGGACTGCCGAGTCAAAGCAAAGCGTCCAACAGTGAAGCTTCAGTGAAGAACAGACCTTGGCAGAGCAGGGAAGCAGAAGGGGCTCAATCATCTTTCTGTGACTCTGACACTTCAGCCTCTACATCTCTAAAGGG ACCTCTTCCACCAGAAAATAACGACGGGAGAGGCAACAGAAGTAATCCAGTGACAAAG TTGCCCAAGAAGCAgaatgaagagcagcaggacgAGTGA
- the mthfd2 gene encoding bifunctional methylenetetrahydrofolate dehydrogenase/cyclohydrolase, mitochondrial, with protein sequence MAALRTLRKLCQLSQHHVCKLHTSASRQEAVVISGKKLARQIREEARVDVENWVSAGHKRPHLSVILVGENPASHSYVLNKTRAAADVGISSETIRKHSNISEEELLDLIYKLNTDHRVDGLLVQLPLPEHIDERAICNAVSPTKDVDGFHVVNVGRMCLDQSTMLPATPWGVWEMIKRTGIPTQGKNVVVAGRSKNVGMPIAMLLHTDGRHERPGGDATVTISHRYTPKDKLGQHTRIADIVVAAAGIPNLITADMIKEGAAVIDVGINRVQDPVTGKHRLVGDVDFEGVRQKAGFITPVPGGVGPMTVAMLMKNTIKAAQNVLLYPPERIRMAASSY encoded by the exons ATGGCCGCGCTCAGGACCCTCAGAAAGCTGTGCCAACTCTCCCAGCACCACGTCTGCAAACTGCACACGTCCGCTTCCAG GCAGGAGGCAGTGGTCATCTCAGGAAAGAAACTGGCCAGGCAGATTCGGGAGGAGGCCCGGGTGGATGTGGAGAACTGGGTTTCAGCGGGACACAAGAGACCCCATCTGAGTGTGATTCTCGTCGGCGAGAACCCGGCAAGTCACTCCTACGTCCTGAACAAGACGCGTGCTGCAGCTGATGTTG GAATTTCTAGTGAAACGATTCGCAAGCATTCGAACATCAGTGAGGAGGAGTTATTGGACCTGATCTACAAACTCAACACAGACCACCGTGTGGACGGCCTACTGGTCCAACTGCCTCTGCCAG AACACATCGATGAGCGCGCAATCTGCAATGCAGTTTCCCCCACCAAGGATGTGGACGGCTTCCATGTAGTCAACGTGGGTCGCATGTGCCTGGATCAGTCCACCATGCTTCCCGCCACTCCCTGGGGAGTCTGGGAAATGATCAAACGCACAG GTATTCCTACTCAAGGGAAGAATGTCGTGGTTGCAGGGCGCTCTAAGAACGTGGGCATGCCCATCGCCATGTTACTGCACACAGACGGGCGTCACGAGAGACCCGGCG GTGATGCGACGGTCACCATTTCTCACAGATACACTCCAAAGGATAAACTTGGCCAACACACTAGGATCGCTGatattgttgttgctgctgcag GGATTCCGAACCTCATTACCGCGGACATGATCAAAGAGGGCGCGGCGGTGATTGATGTCGGAATAAACAGAGTGCAGGACCCGGTCACTGGAAAGCACAGATTAGTCGGAGACGTGGATTTTGAAG GCGTGAGACAGAAGGCGGGCTTCATCACTCCAGTGCCCGGAGGTGTGGGACCTATGACTGTGGCGATGCTCATGAAAAACACTATCAAAGCCGCTCAGAACGTTTTGCTGTATCCACCAGAGAGGATCCGCATGGCGGCTTCATCTTATTGA